A window of Clostridium taeniosporum genomic DNA:
ATGAATATAATTCTTCTTGTATATCAATATTTATAGACATATCATGCCAAATCTCTGACGACTTAATCCCTTGTCCTATAAGCATATCTAAGCCACCACAAACTTTTTTATTTAGTTTTTTTCCACATTGAAGAAATTTAGTTTCTCTTGGATTATATATTAAATCTATTAACACATCAAAATTATTAATAATATTTTCATTAACAGGACTATTATTTAAATTAGGATACATTCCTATTGGAGTTGCATTTATTAATATATCACCTTTTACATCATTTATATCTTCATAAGTTTCATATTCTATTCTTTCATCTTCACTTATTGATCTTGATTTTTTAGTTCTAGAAATTAAATATATCTTTTTAATTCCTTTATCTAATAATAATGTAACTACTGCTTTAGATGCTCCTCCTGTTCCTAATATCATAGCTACCTTTCCATTAACTTCAATATTATTTTTTACTAATATAGTATTAAATCCATAATAATCACTGTTAAAACCATATAATTTATTGTTACTTAAGAGTATTGTATTGACTGCTTTTATCTTTTTAGCTTCTAATGATATTTCATCTAAATACTTCATTATATCTTCTTTATATGGAATTGTTACATTGCAGCCCTTTATTTTTAATACTCTTAATGAATCTGCAAATTTACTTAAATCTTCTCTTTCAACTTCAAATATCTTATATGCTCCTTCAATATTTAAAAGTGAAAAAATTTTATTATGAATCATTGGGGATATTGAATGTGATAATTTTTCACCTAGTAATCCATAAAAATTCAATATACCTGCCCCCTTTCATTATTCTTCTAACATCTATTTTTTTCATATGCTCCTAATAACTTAAAATAAGCACTACTTTGTTCAATTAAGTTTAAAGCTTTCTTAACCTTTTCCCATAATAAATTACCTTCAAAATCAACATATAAAAAATACTTCCAAGGACCATTTTTCATAGGTCTTGATTCTATTTTAATCATATTTATATTATTTTCTGCAAAATGTCTTAACAATTTATATAGTGTACCAGCTTTATCCTCAAGTGAAAATACAACACTTATTTTATTAGAATTTTTGTTATCTTCTAATTCTTTAGATATTATTACAAATCTCGTAAAATTTTCAGATTGATTATTAATATTTTCTTTAATAATATCTAAATCATACATATTAGCAACCCTCTTACTTCCTATAGCAGCTTTAGATTTATGGTTTAAATCTTTAATTAGTTTTACACTATCAGCTGTACTATGAAAAGGAATTAACTTCCATTTATTATATTTCTTTAAAAAGTCTGAAGTTTGCTGAAAACCTTGAGTGTGAGAATACAACTCTTTAATTTCATTTAAATTACTTCCTTTTATTCCAATTAAATTTTGATTTATTTTTATGCAAATTTCTCCATTTATAAAAAATCCATACTTATATAATAAATCATATACACTAGAAATTGCTCCAGTTGATGAATTTTCTATTGGAAGTATTCCATAATTAATATCATTATTTTTAATTGCTAAAAATACATCTTCAAATTCCTCATAAGATTTTGAGTTTACGTCTTCTCCAAAATATTTAATCATAGCTTCTTCTGTAAAAGATCCCTGAACACCATAAAAACCAACTTTTTTATCTTCTAAATAATTTGATTCTATTTGGTTAATTTTCTCTTCTGATAATTCATCTTCATTCATCTTTCTACTTTGTAATTGTCTTGAAACTTCCATTAGTTTTTCAAAAAACTTTTCTGTTTCTTTAGTATAATCTTTATTTTTAAGATATCCTAAATTCTTTTTAATAACTTCATCTTCTCTATTCTTATTAAATATAGGTAAGTTATTTTTCTTTTTATATTCCCCAACTTTAAGGACTACATTCATT
This region includes:
- the aroE gene encoding shikimate dehydrogenase, giving the protein MNFYGLLGEKLSHSISPMIHNKIFSLLNIEGAYKIFEVEREDLSKFADSLRVLKIKGCNVTIPYKEDIMKYLDEISLEAKKIKAVNTILLSNNKLYGFNSDYYGFNTILVKNNIEVNGKVAMILGTGGASKAVVTLLLDKGIKKIYLISRTKKSRSISEDERIEYETYEDINDVKGDILINATPIGMYPNLNNSPVNENIINNFDVLIDLIYNPRETKFLQCGKKLNKKVCGGLDMLIGQGIKSSEIWHDMSINIDIQEELYSYINKEFK
- the pheA gene encoding prephenate dehydratase; translation: MENLDDYRKSIDEIDQKITALFEERMNVVLKVGEYKKKNNLPIFNKNREDEVIKKNLGYLKNKDYTKETEKFFEKLMEVSRQLQSRKMNEDELSEEKINQIESNYLEDKKVGFYGVQGSFTEEAMIKYFGEDVNSKSYEEFEDVFLAIKNNDINYGILPIENSSTGAISSVYDLLYKYGFFINGEICIKINQNLIGIKGSNLNEIKELYSHTQGFQQTSDFLKKYNKWKLIPFHSTADSVKLIKDLNHKSKAAIGSKRVANMYDLDIIKENINNQSENFTRFVIISKELEDNKNSNKISVVFSLEDKAGTLYKLLRHFAENNINMIKIESRPMKNGPWKYFLYVDFEGNLLWEKVKKALNLIEQSSAYFKLLGAYEKNRC